Proteins found in one Crassostrea angulata isolate pt1a10 chromosome 3, ASM2561291v2, whole genome shotgun sequence genomic segment:
- the LOC128176433 gene encoding RNA-binding protein MEX3B-like, with protein sequence MLGIINQTTTKMPANMFSEVNANQIPEDHRALQLAFELSVLRMNGDEEVPNLASSTMDSETARKRSANMTECVPVPSSEHVAEIVGRQGCKIKALRAKTNTYIKTPVRGEEPVFVVTGRKEDVAMAKREILSAAEHFSQIRASRRNSSVSSSSSVTTPGPNGPPSPSTPGQVTIQVRVPYRVVGLVVGPKGATIKRIQQQTHTYIVTPSRDKEPVFEVTGLPENVDKAKLEIESHIAIRTGGVIDGQNEDDFQTNGIETGLHELHGSSDIFGFSKVHNGLNALNNFHNLQNGNGLHNGDTNIFNFPTVNGSKIGDFSLGNMIGTFNGFGSFDNDEGLGGSPSFDPFLPSHSVWSDVDNSCQSCVFTTSSANHPRGPSSLGNSTPRQMSPSITDSPTSSSNGNSSSNPPSPPLNNLLEGIHGNTGLLKTSMNGTQGFPHTSVVMEMGLTTSFSPAITTSSLEKSPGGVSIPVQVPMVNGRPRRQCLMCSDSEIVAALVPCGHNLFCMECANLIVEKPARERICPVCNQTISQAMRIIFS encoded by the exons ATGCTTGGCATTATCAACCAGACAACCACCAAGATGCCAGCTAACATGTTCTCGGAGGTAAATGCAAACCAAATACCCGAAGACCACCGCGCACTGCAACTTGCATTCGAGCTCTCGGTGCTGCGGATGAACGGGGATGAAGAGGTTCCAAATCTAGCATCATCAACTATGGATTCTGAAACGGCGAGAAAGAGAAGTGCAAACATGACGGAATGTGTGCCAGTCCCAAGTTCGGAACATGTGGCCGAAATAGTCGGAAGACAAG GATGCAAGATTAAAGCCTTGAGAGCCAAAACCAACACATACATCAAGACTCCCGTCCGTGGGGAGGAACCGGTGTTTGTAGTGACGGGCCGAAAGGAAGATGTCGCCATGGCGAAACGAGAAATTCTATCAGCAGCCGAACATTTCAGCCAAATTAGGGCATCCCGCAGAAACAGCAGCGTGTCCAGTTCCTCCTCTGTGACCACCCCCGGGCCCAACGGACCACCCAGCCCCAGCACACCTGGCCAGGTAACGATCCAGGTACGAGTGCCCTACCGTGTGGTCGGTCTAGTAGTGGGACCCAAAGGAGCCACCATCAAGCGGATCCAGCAGCAGACACACACCTACATCGTGACCCCGAGCCGCGACAAGGAACCAGTATTTGAAGTAACCGGACTACCAGAAAATGTGGACAAGGCCAAACTAGAAATCGAAAGCCACATTGCCATCCGCACAGGGGGAGTGATTGACGGACAGAATGAAGACGACTTTCAAACAAATGGCATCGAAACAGGCCTTCATGAGCTGCATGGAAGCAGTGACATATTTGGATTCAGCAAAGTGCACAATGGACTGAatgctttaaataattttcacaaTCTTCAGAATGGGAATGGACTTCACAATGGTGACAccaacattttcaattttccgACAGTCAATGGATCCAAGATTGGTGATTTCTCTTTGGGAAATATGATTGGAACCTTCAATGGCTTCGGAAGTTTTGACAACGATGAGGGTCTTGGTGGTTCCCCCTCCTTTGATCCTTTCCTTCCCTCCCACTCGGTGTGGTCGGATGTCGACAACTCCTGTCAGTCCTGTGTCTTCACCACCAGTTCTGCAAATCACCCCCGCGGTCCAAGTAGCCTCGGAAACAGCACTCCGAGACAGATGTCCCCCTCCATCACAGACTCGCCCACCAGTTCATCCAATGGGAACTCAAGCAGCAATCCCCCATCGCCCCCGCTTAACAACCTCCTGGAAGGTATCCATGGAAACACTGGCTTGCTCAAGACATCAATGAACGGGACCCAGGGTTTTCCCCACACCTCGGTCGTCATGGAAATGGGGCTGACCACCAGCTTCTCACCTGCCATCACCACATCGTCCCTGGAGAAATCCCCCGGGGGCGTCTCCATTCCTGTGCAGGTACCCATGGTAAACGGTCGCCCGAGACGTCAATGTTTAATGTGTTCAGATAGTGAAATCGTGGCCGCTCTTGTTCCTTGTGGCCACAATCTCTTTTGCATGGAATGTGCAAATTTAATCGTGGAGAAACCCGCGAGGGAGAGAATTTGTCCCGTGTGCAACCAAACCATTTCTCAGGCAATGCGCATCATATTCTCTTAG